In Arsenicicoccus sp. oral taxon 190, the following are encoded in one genomic region:
- a CDS encoding NUDIX hydrolase yields MPIPEFIVELRRHVGHAPLWLIGVTAVVLRGEGAAAEVLLMRRADTDEWSPVTGIVEPGQEVHEAAVREVAEEASVTAEVERFVWLSTTEPVRHANGDHAQYVDHTFRMRWVAGEPAVGDDENVEARWWPADALPTMRAHFGDRVEVALADPAAPLLGPYLR; encoded by the coding sequence ATGCCGATCCCTGAGTTCATCGTCGAGCTGCGTCGTCACGTGGGGCACGCGCCGCTGTGGTTGATCGGCGTGACCGCCGTGGTGCTGCGTGGCGAGGGTGCCGCCGCGGAGGTGCTGCTCATGCGGCGCGCGGACACCGACGAGTGGAGCCCGGTCACCGGCATCGTCGAGCCGGGTCAGGAGGTGCACGAGGCGGCGGTGCGGGAGGTCGCGGAGGAGGCGTCGGTGACGGCCGAGGTCGAGCGGTTCGTGTGGCTGTCGACGACCGAGCCGGTGCGGCACGCCAACGGTGACCACGCGCAGTACGTCGACCATACCTTCCGGATGCGGTGGGTGGCGGGGGAGCCGGCGGTCGGCGACGACGAGAACGTCGAGGCGCGGTGGTGGCCGGCGGACGCGCTGCCGACGATGCGCGCGCACTTCGGGGACCGGGTCGAGGTGGCGCTGGCCGACCCCGCCGCCCCCCTCCTCGGGCCCTACCTCAGGTAG
- a CDS encoding o-succinylbenzoate synthase: MPSPTPPPLGDLLDALSVVSIPLRTRFRGVTHREAALLRGPAGWGEFAPFLEYPPAEASRWLAAAVEAAWVGWPDPVRDEVPVNATVPAVAAGDVAGVLARFDGCTTAKVKVAETGQTLADDVARVSEVRRVMGPAARVRVDANGGWSVAEAVTALTALGRCDLEYAEQPCRTVEELAELRVALARRHVDVPVAADESIRKATDPVRVARLHAADLVVVKVAPLGGVRAALAVVEACGLPAVVSSALDTSVGIRAGVALAASLPRLDHACGLGTVALLEGDVAQDSCVPRRGAIGIREVTADPELLDRWAAPPDRVDRWRTRLADCHAELVASARMGA, from the coding sequence ATGCCGTCCCCCACCCCACCACCGCTCGGCGACCTCCTCGACGCGCTGTCCGTCGTGTCGATCCCGCTCCGGACCCGGTTCCGCGGGGTGACGCACCGGGAGGCGGCGCTGCTGCGAGGGCCTGCGGGGTGGGGGGAGTTCGCGCCCTTCCTGGAGTACCCGCCCGCCGAGGCGTCCCGCTGGCTCGCCGCCGCCGTCGAGGCCGCCTGGGTCGGCTGGCCGGACCCGGTCCGGGACGAGGTCCCGGTCAACGCGACCGTGCCGGCGGTGGCTGCGGGCGACGTGGCGGGGGTGCTCGCGCGCTTCGACGGGTGCACGACCGCCAAGGTCAAGGTCGCCGAGACCGGACAGACCCTGGCCGACGACGTGGCCCGGGTTTCCGAGGTGCGGCGCGTCATGGGGCCCGCCGCGCGGGTCCGCGTCGACGCCAACGGCGGCTGGTCCGTGGCCGAGGCGGTGACCGCCCTGACCGCCCTGGGCCGCTGCGACCTGGAGTATGCCGAGCAGCCCTGCCGCACCGTCGAGGAGCTCGCCGAGCTGCGCGTCGCCCTCGCGCGGCGGCACGTCGACGTCCCGGTCGCCGCCGACGAGTCCATCCGCAAGGCCACCGACCCGGTCCGCGTGGCCCGGCTCCACGCGGCGGACCTCGTCGTCGTCAAGGTGGCCCCGCTCGGTGGGGTCCGCGCGGCGCTCGCCGTCGTCGAGGCCTGCGGGCTGCCGGCCGTCGTGTCCTCCGCGCTCGACACCTCCGTCGGGATCCGCGCCGGCGTGGCCCTCGCGGCCAGCCTGCCGCGACTCGACCACGCGTGCGGGCTCGGGACCGTCGCCCTGCTGGAGGGCGACGTCGCGCAGGACAGCTGCGTGCCGAGGCGGGGGGCGATCGGCATACGGGAGGTGACGGCGGACCCCGAGCTGCTGGACCGGTGGGCGGCCCCGCCCGACCGGGTCGACCGGTGGCGGACCCGGCTGGCCGACTGCCACGCCGAGCTCGTCGCGTCGGCGAGGATGGGCGCATGA
- the menD gene encoding 2-succinyl-5-enolpyruvyl-6-hydroxy-3-cyclohexene-1-carboxylic-acid synthase — MNPSQALAEVLVDELVRHGVTDVVLCPGSRSAPLAYAVQAADREGRVRLHVRVDERSAGFLALGLAKVSRRVVPVITTSGTAVANLHPAVLEAHHAGVPLLVLSCDRPAELLRTGANQTTVQPGMFGEAVRWRHEIPAPERRAGQVPVWRSAVSRACAAAMGALSGWAGPVHLDVALRDPLTPAAGGAQGCADPWPEPLDGRPGGAPWTAAVPAAGGAQRDLGESLLAAGAASRTVMVIGDLPEPELAGEAVRLARAAGWLVVSEPFGRMDREAVIPHGPLLLTCTDWLDEHLPDRVLVVGRLTLTRDVAGLLRRVARVESVTVGPDWADPASRVARVHPWAAIAAATAVLEGGPDASRVAAPDADWTRQWAEAGDRLAEAPLWSPTEVTGLSVATTVLEAAGAWSDETGRSAVVFVGSSQSARDLDWAATGSASAVTVVGSRGLAGIDGCVATAVGIALTREAPTCALMGDLTFLHDANGLLVGPAEPRPDLTIVVTNDDGGAIFATLEHGAPERAADFERVFGTPTGADLGALCAAYGVAHQRVTTLPDLRETLREKGSGIRVVEVPVDRSEVREARAQVRAAVAARLA, encoded by the coding sequence ATGAACCCCTCCCAGGCCCTCGCCGAGGTGCTCGTCGACGAGCTGGTCCGGCACGGCGTCACCGACGTGGTGCTGTGCCCCGGGTCGCGGTCGGCGCCGCTGGCCTACGCGGTGCAGGCCGCGGACCGGGAGGGTCGCGTGCGCCTGCACGTGCGCGTGGACGAGCGGTCGGCGGGGTTCCTGGCGCTGGGGCTGGCCAAGGTCTCCCGTCGCGTCGTGCCCGTCATCACCACCTCCGGGACCGCCGTCGCCAACCTGCACCCCGCGGTGCTCGAGGCCCACCACGCGGGCGTGCCCCTGCTGGTCCTGTCCTGCGACCGTCCCGCCGAGCTGTTGCGCACGGGCGCCAACCAGACGACCGTGCAGCCCGGCATGTTCGGGGAGGCGGTGCGCTGGCGGCACGAGATCCCGGCGCCCGAGCGTCGCGCCGGTCAGGTGCCCGTATGGCGCTCCGCCGTCTCCCGGGCCTGCGCCGCCGCCATGGGGGCACTGTCCGGGTGGGCCGGTCCGGTGCACCTCGACGTGGCGCTGCGCGACCCGCTGACGCCGGCGGCCGGCGGGGCGCAGGGCTGCGCGGATCCGTGGCCGGAGCCGCTCGACGGACGCCCTGGCGGCGCGCCGTGGACGGCGGCCGTGCCGGCCGCGGGCGGGGCGCAGCGCGATCTGGGTGAGTCGCTCCTCGCCGCGGGTGCGGCCTCGCGCACAGTCATGGTCATCGGCGACCTGCCGGAGCCGGAGCTGGCCGGGGAGGCGGTGCGGCTCGCGAGGGCGGCGGGCTGGCTGGTGGTGTCCGAGCCGTTCGGACGGATGGACCGCGAGGCCGTGATCCCGCACGGCCCGCTGCTGCTGACCTGCACCGACTGGCTCGACGAGCACCTGCCCGACCGGGTCCTCGTGGTCGGGAGGCTGACGCTCACGCGGGACGTGGCGGGGCTGCTGCGCCGGGTCGCCCGGGTCGAGTCCGTCACCGTCGGCCCGGACTGGGCGGACCCGGCGTCGCGGGTCGCGCGGGTCCACCCGTGGGCGGCGATCGCCGCGGCCACGGCTGTGCTGGAGGGCGGGCCGGACGCATCGAGGGTCGCGGCGCCGGACGCAGACTGGACGCGCCAGTGGGCCGAGGCGGGCGACCGCCTGGCCGAGGCGCCGCTGTGGTCGCCCACCGAGGTCACCGGGTTGTCCGTCGCCACCACGGTGCTGGAGGCCGCCGGTGCCTGGTCGGACGAGACCGGCCGCAGCGCCGTCGTCTTCGTCGGCTCGTCCCAGTCGGCGCGCGACCTCGACTGGGCCGCAACCGGATCCGCGAGCGCCGTCACCGTCGTCGGGTCCCGGGGTCTCGCGGGGATCGACGGCTGCGTCGCCACCGCCGTGGGGATCGCGTTGACCCGCGAGGCGCCCACGTGCGCGCTGATGGGCGACCTCACCTTCCTGCACGACGCCAACGGCCTGCTCGTCGGCCCGGCCGAGCCGCGCCCGGACCTCACCATCGTCGTGACCAACGACGACGGGGGCGCGATCTTCGCGACGCTGGAGCATGGTGCGCCGGAGCGTGCCGCCGACTTCGAGCGCGTCTTCGGCACCCCGACGGGCGCGGACCTGGGCGCGTTGTGCGCGGCCTACGGCGTCGCCCACCAGCGCGTCACCACGCTCCCGGATCTGCGAGAGACGTTGCGGGAGAAGGGGTCCGGCATACGGGTCGTGGAGGTGCCGGTGGATCGGTCCGAGGTGCGCGAGGCGCGGGCCCAGGTGCGCGCGGCCGTGGCAGCCCGGCTCGCCTGA
- a CDS encoding alpha/beta fold hydrolase, whose amino-acid sequence MPPSMSPSTQHGTTTSADGTALAWTRQGSGPTVVLVEPVMTHRGYSALGELPAALARRLTVVTYDRRGRGESGGVDTHADDSYDPRREVEDLAALVAEHGGTAALYGFSSGATLALRAARDLGGTVTAVVATEPARDVDPDIRPELRRLVDAGRRVEAIRLFNRHIGIPEDVVAQLPTGPAEPSAHTITHDLTVIRETPVSSYGQIGCPVLVLLSQGSQEPLAGWARETAAVVPGAELRVLPGGWHGLEPGPLVEAVSEFLRR is encoded by the coding sequence ATGCCCCCCTCGATGTCCCCTTCGACGCAGCACGGCACCACGACCTCCGCCGACGGCACCGCCCTCGCCTGGACCCGGCAGGGGTCCGGCCCGACCGTCGTGCTGGTCGAGCCGGTGATGACGCACCGCGGCTACTCGGCGCTCGGGGAGCTGCCCGCGGCGCTGGCCCGACGGCTCACGGTCGTGACCTACGACCGACGGGGCCGGGGCGAGAGCGGCGGCGTCGACACCCACGCCGACGACTCCTATGACCCGCGCCGGGAGGTCGAGGACCTCGCCGCCCTCGTCGCCGAGCACGGCGGCACCGCGGCGCTCTACGGCTTCTCGTCAGGGGCGACGCTCGCCCTGCGCGCCGCCCGCGACCTGGGAGGCACCGTCACCGCGGTCGTGGCCACCGAGCCGGCCCGGGACGTCGACCCGGACATCCGACCGGAGCTGCGCAGGCTCGTCGACGCCGGCCGGCGCGTCGAGGCGATCCGGCTCTTCAACCGCCACATCGGCATCCCCGAGGACGTCGTGGCGCAGCTGCCGACCGGCCCTGCCGAACCCTCGGCCCACACCATCACCCACGACCTCACGGTGATCCGTGAGACGCCGGTCTCGTCATACGGTCAGATCGGGTGTCCGGTGCTGGTGCTGCTGAGCCAGGGAAGCCAGGAGCCGCTGGCCGGGTGGGCGCGCGAGACGGCGGCGGTCGTCCCGGGGGCCGAGCTGCGGGTGCTGCCGGGTGGCTGGCACGGCCTCGAGCCCGGCCCGCTGGTGGAGGCGGTCAGCGAGTTCCTCAGGCGCTGA
- a CDS encoding HNH endonuclease signature motif containing protein, which yields MAYIEVAQARDTLTGCLEALRTLVDGLDHVQGCDLSDLAATASQVSAVARGLMVATTAEASARGVVAESGSLTPATWLQDQRAALNDPETYQVQRAIEQTRARELAPLREALVAGEISPADACTAARVFHELRTATDPGMHTDLADGVLTLARTGLSRRALHRFKKEVLARYGTLDDEQRNRDHGEARRGVSGWRLLEDGLWGIEGVFDGADKAILDAALTALSAPAPDNREGELDYRSPRQRRADALVTMARQVAAAQTTGPMGATCQVSLILPPEALARPCEHRAVDAFGLYLGTPAEPCDCPRSVASTDGLGTTLLPEQARELSCGAAITPVVLGEAGQPLAVGRTRRLATAGQRTVLAARDGGCSFPGCTRPPSWTEAHHIVHWADGGPTDVTNLALLCGRHHRFIHQHSITGRVVADGSRVVWDVINTASGWRPREPGWYPDPGPDAVPSGRAGPPEHDLVV from the coding sequence ATGGCGTACATCGAGGTCGCGCAGGCGCGGGACACCCTCACGGGGTGTCTCGAGGCGTTGCGCACCCTGGTGGACGGCCTGGACCACGTGCAGGGCTGTGACCTGTCCGACCTTGCGGCGACGGCGTCCCAGGTCAGCGCGGTGGCGCGGGGGCTGATGGTGGCGACGACCGCGGAGGCGAGCGCCCGCGGGGTGGTGGCGGAGTCCGGGTCGCTGACCCCCGCGACGTGGCTGCAGGACCAGCGGGCGGCGCTCAACGACCCGGAGACCTACCAGGTCCAGCGCGCGATCGAGCAGACGCGGGCGCGGGAGCTGGCGCCGCTGCGCGAGGCGCTGGTGGCCGGGGAGATCAGCCCGGCCGACGCGTGCACGGCTGCTCGCGTCTTCCACGAGCTGCGGACCGCCACGGACCCGGGCATGCACACCGATCTCGCCGACGGCGTCCTGACCCTCGCGCGGACCGGGCTGAGCCGGCGGGCGCTGCACCGGTTCAAGAAGGAGGTGCTGGCGAGATACGGCACCCTGGACGACGAGCAGCGCAACCGTGACCACGGCGAGGCCCGGCGCGGGGTGTCGGGGTGGCGGCTGCTCGAGGACGGGCTGTGGGGCATCGAGGGTGTCTTCGACGGCGCGGACAAGGCGATCCTCGACGCCGCGCTGACCGCGCTCTCCGCGCCCGCTCCGGACAACAGGGAGGGCGAGCTCGACTACCGCTCGCCCCGGCAGCGGCGCGCCGACGCGCTGGTCACGATGGCGCGGCAGGTGGCTGCCGCCCAGACCACCGGCCCCATGGGCGCCACCTGCCAGGTCTCGCTCATCCTGCCTCCCGAGGCGCTGGCGCGACCCTGCGAGCACCGCGCGGTGGACGCGTTCGGGCTCTACCTCGGTACCCCGGCGGAGCCCTGCGACTGCCCGCGGTCGGTCGCCTCGACGGACGGCCTCGGCACCACGCTGCTGCCCGAGCAGGCACGTGAGCTGTCGTGCGGCGCGGCCATCACGCCCGTCGTGCTCGGCGAGGCCGGGCAGCCGCTCGCCGTGGGACGCACCCGCCGGCTCGCCACCGCCGGCCAGCGCACCGTCCTCGCGGCGCGCGACGGCGGGTGCAGCTTCCCCGGGTGCACGCGCCCGCCGTCCTGGACGGAGGCGCACCACATCGTGCACTGGGCCGACGGCGGCCCCACCGACGTGACCAACCTGGCGCTGCTGTGCGGCCGCCACCACCGGTTCATCCACCAGCACTCCATCACCGGGCGCGTCGTCGCCGACGGCTCGCGTGTCGTGTGGGACGTGATCAACACCGCGAGCGGGTGGCGACCCCGCGAGCCCGGGTGGTATCCCGACCCCGGGCCGGACGCTGTGCCGTCAGGGCGGGCCGGACCGCCCGAGCACGACCTGGTCGTATGA
- a CDS encoding MmcQ/YjbR family DNA-binding protein, translating to MHEAMYDEDDPMLARVRELALALPGADVKISHGRPAFFTTKVFAYYGGSRKVDGQWRQHPKSVVVQAAAGDREALRQLPGAYVPGYLGASGWTGLDLGEAPDWGEVAEILQDSYRATAPARLVAQLDEDDHADGHHPRHNHGHGHDAEQDHAPGR from the coding sequence ATGCACGAGGCGATGTATGACGAGGACGACCCGATGCTGGCTCGCGTGCGCGAGCTGGCCCTGGCGCTGCCCGGCGCCGACGTGAAGATCTCCCACGGGCGGCCGGCGTTCTTCACGACGAAGGTGTTCGCGTACTACGGGGGTTCGCGCAAGGTGGACGGGCAGTGGCGGCAGCACCCGAAGTCCGTGGTGGTGCAGGCCGCGGCCGGGGACCGGGAGGCGCTGCGGCAGCTGCCTGGCGCCTACGTGCCGGGCTACCTGGGTGCCTCGGGGTGGACGGGCCTGGACCTCGGGGAGGCGCCGGACTGGGGCGAGGTGGCCGAGATCCTGCAGGACAGCTATCGGGCGACCGCGCCGGCGCGGCTCGTCGCGCAGCTTGACGAGGACGATCACGCCGACGGCCACCACCCCCGCCACAACCACGGCCACGGCCACGACGCAGAGCAGGACCACGCTCCGGGCCGCTGA
- a CDS encoding M13-type metalloendopeptidase: MTLPPPAELSDEIRPQDDLWGFVNARWLGTDPIPDDRARWGLSDQVRARVAEELREVIAAAGPERSPGGRRLAGLYHAVLDTDAREAAGFEPVADELAVIDAVTGVGELLHVLGERQREGVTGVLDVHAVPDGQDPTRWSLHLFQRGLTLPVPGLYDRLGADLATCCRMLCAEAGRPEIADGALQLERALAQVSWPRPNGDDDKALTNPMTWPQLTDLMGLDPQPLLRGLGVDPDPLPLNVCQPSYCEGLGRLLRDQPLSRWRDYLAWRVIEARATALTAEAARLHDDLMVRALTGQQQPAPPWRRAVEVVQAALPMTLGREYVKGYLQPRTKELARELAESLRAQLRSSLSHCPWLGADSRAAAVAKLDAVVVNVGWPDAWPAWDAPEPTGGAVARLRAAAAYETDRALSVVTGPVDRSLWGPPPFVFNAFYQPFLNQLLVTGPALAPVEAHADLAVVLGRWGSIMGHELGHAFDSRGAQRDPLGRVREWWTGKERAAFEAKAARVAAQVDGYRPRGVDDAGVDGVLVGFECVAELIGMQLAWDTWCAQASPGERARAVDGLTGDQRFWVAKAYGRRAADRSATARQRLAADVHPPFEVFANLARNVDGFHAAFATVPGDGMWLPPEDRVRFF, from the coding sequence ATGACGCTGCCGCCGCCCGCCGAGCTGTCGGACGAGATCCGCCCGCAGGACGACCTGTGGGGCTTCGTCAACGCACGGTGGCTCGGCACCGACCCGATCCCCGACGACCGTGCGCGGTGGGGCCTGTCCGACCAGGTCCGCGCACGGGTCGCCGAGGAGCTGCGCGAGGTCATCGCGGCGGCCGGGCCCGAGCGTTCCCCCGGCGGTCGACGACTGGCCGGGCTCTACCACGCGGTGCTGGACACCGACGCGCGAGAGGCGGCCGGGTTCGAGCCCGTGGCGGACGAGCTCGCAGTGATCGACGCCGTCACCGGGGTCGGCGAGCTGCTCCACGTCCTCGGCGAGCGCCAGCGCGAGGGCGTGACCGGGGTGCTGGACGTCCACGCGGTCCCCGACGGGCAGGACCCGACACGGTGGTCCCTGCACCTCTTCCAGCGTGGGCTGACGCTGCCCGTGCCGGGGCTCTACGACCGCCTCGGTGCGGACCTCGCGACCTGTTGCCGGATGCTCTGCGCCGAGGCGGGGCGACCCGAGATCGCCGACGGCGCACTGCAGCTCGAGCGGGCGCTCGCCCAGGTCAGCTGGCCCCGCCCCAACGGCGACGACGACAAGGCCCTCACCAACCCGATGACCTGGCCGCAGCTGACCGACCTGATGGGCCTCGACCCGCAGCCGCTGCTGCGGGGCCTGGGCGTCGATCCGGACCCGTTGCCGCTCAACGTCTGTCAGCCCTCCTACTGCGAGGGGCTCGGCCGCCTCCTGCGGGACCAACCCCTCTCCCGGTGGCGCGACTACCTGGCCTGGCGGGTCATCGAGGCCCGGGCGACCGCCCTGACGGCCGAGGCGGCGAGGCTGCACGACGACCTCATGGTCCGGGCGCTGACCGGCCAGCAGCAGCCGGCGCCGCCGTGGCGACGGGCGGTCGAGGTCGTCCAGGCAGCCCTGCCGATGACCCTCGGGCGGGAGTACGTCAAGGGATACCTGCAGCCGCGGACCAAGGAGCTCGCGCGCGAGCTCGCCGAGTCCCTGCGCGCCCAGCTGCGCTCGTCCCTGTCGCACTGCCCGTGGCTCGGCGCCGACAGCCGTGCCGCCGCCGTCGCCAAGCTCGACGCGGTCGTCGTCAACGTGGGCTGGCCCGACGCGTGGCCGGCGTGGGACGCGCCGGAGCCCACGGGGGGAGCGGTGGCGAGGCTGCGGGCGGCCGCGGCGTACGAGACGGACCGGGCCCTGTCCGTGGTGACCGGCCCGGTGGACCGATCCCTATGGGGGCCACCGCCGTTCGTGTTCAACGCGTTCTACCAGCCGTTCCTCAACCAGCTGCTCGTGACCGGCCCGGCGCTCGCCCCCGTCGAGGCGCATGCCGATCTCGCCGTCGTGCTCGGGCGTTGGGGCAGCATCATGGGGCACGAGCTGGGCCACGCGTTCGACTCCCGTGGGGCGCAACGGGATCCGCTCGGCCGGGTCCGGGAGTGGTGGACGGGGAAGGAGCGAGCTGCGTTCGAGGCGAAGGCGGCTCGCGTCGCCGCACAGGTCGACGGCTACCGGCCGCGGGGGGTGGACGACGCGGGCGTGGACGGCGTGCTGGTGGGTTTCGAGTGCGTCGCGGAGCTGATCGGGATGCAGCTCGCGTGGGACACCTGGTGCGCGCAGGCGAGTCCCGGGGAGCGGGCGCGCGCGGTGGACGGGCTGACAGGGGACCAGAGGTTCTGGGTGGCCAAGGCCTACGGCCGTCGCGCGGCAGACCGGTCCGCGACCGCGCGGCAGCGGCTGGCGGCCGACGTGCACCCGCCGTTCGAGGTCTTCGCCAACCTCGCGCGCAACGTCGACGGCTTCCACGCGGCCTTCGCGACGGTTCCGGGCGACGGGATGTGGCTGCCGCCCGAGGACCGGGTGCGGTTCTTCTGA
- a CDS encoding isochorismate synthase produces the protein MTAAASPSAEVAGGPVPTLHVGTTRICDPGDLVSMVPADLPAAQVFSWLRRGEGLVGWGRAAAVSTQGADRFADAQAWWTQVVERAEVDDEVHVAGTGLLGFGSMAYAAGSAAGGTLVVPSVVVGRRGADAWVTTIGESPASAPVLERHGAAPAPSALSFGDGALTPTQWMGAVATAVARINGGELDKVVLARDLTARASEPLDVRHLLARLTSGYPNTWTFSVDGLVGATPEMLVRLSRGLVTSRVLAGTIRRTGDDDRDLSLAAHLARSSKDLEEHEYAVRSVVDRLAPHCDSINVPEAPFVLHLPNVMHLATDVAGVLSSSSTSLALAEALHPSAAVCGTPRDVADRLIGELEHMDRGRYAGPAGWLSADGDGEWGIGLRSGAVSEEDPREIRLFAGCGIVAGSDPSAELAESDAKLVPMRDALSA, from the coding sequence GTGACCGCTGCCGCCTCACCGTCCGCCGAGGTGGCGGGCGGGCCCGTCCCGACGCTGCACGTCGGCACCACCCGCATCTGCGACCCGGGCGACCTGGTGTCCATGGTCCCTGCGGACCTTCCTGCCGCCCAGGTGTTCTCGTGGCTGCGGCGTGGCGAGGGGCTCGTCGGGTGGGGGCGCGCCGCAGCCGTGTCCACGCAGGGCGCGGACCGCTTCGCGGACGCCCAGGCGTGGTGGACCCAGGTGGTCGAGCGGGCCGAGGTCGACGACGAGGTGCACGTGGCCGGGACGGGGCTGCTGGGCTTCGGCTCGATGGCCTACGCCGCCGGCTCCGCCGCGGGGGGCACGCTGGTCGTGCCCTCGGTCGTCGTGGGTCGCCGCGGCGCCGACGCGTGGGTCACGACGATCGGCGAGTCGCCCGCCTCCGCACCGGTGCTCGAGCGCCACGGGGCGGCGCCGGCGCCGAGCGCGCTGAGCTTCGGGGACGGCGCGCTGACGCCGACGCAGTGGATGGGGGCCGTGGCGACGGCGGTCGCGCGGATCAACGGCGGCGAGCTGGACAAGGTGGTGCTGGCGCGCGACCTGACCGCGCGGGCCTCGGAGCCGCTGGACGTGCGGCACCTGCTGGCGCGGCTGACGAGCGGATACCCCAACACCTGGACCTTCTCGGTCGACGGGTTGGTGGGGGCCACCCCGGAGATGCTGGTGCGGCTGTCCCGCGGCCTCGTCACGTCCCGGGTCCTGGCCGGCACGATCCGCCGCACCGGCGACGACGATCGAGACCTGTCCCTGGCGGCGCATCTCGCGCGGTCGTCCAAGGACCTCGAGGAGCACGAGTATGCCGTCCGCTCCGTCGTGGATCGCCTTGCCCCGCACTGCGACTCGATCAACGTGCCGGAGGCCCCCTTCGTGCTGCACCTGCCCAACGTGATGCACCTGGCCACCGACGTGGCCGGGGTGCTGTCGTCGTCGTCGACGTCGCTGGCCCTGGCCGAGGCGCTGCACCCGTCGGCGGCGGTGTGCGGGACGCCCCGCGACGTCGCCGACCGGCTGATCGGGGAGCTGGAGCACATGGACCGGGGCCGGTATGCCGGGCCGGCGGGGTGGCTGTCCGCCGACGGCGACGGCGAGTGGGGCATCGGCCTGCGATCCGGGGCGGTGTCGGAGGAGGACCCGCGCGAGATCCGGCTCTTCGCGGGGTGCGGGATCGTCGCGGGGTCCGACCCGAGCGCCGAGCTGGCGGAGTCCGACGCCAAGCTCGTGCCGATGCGCGACGCCCTCTCCGCCTGA
- a CDS encoding alanine racemase has product MTFKLVIDLPRWQAHVDAYLAQRPWVVPVVKGDGYGIGAQRVLEQCRRVAAPLVACGTPAEAREALAALPADTSVLVLFPTLPGAVAAETAETAERLSDDPRLVHTVASEETVREIRGSGRRFVVEVDSPMGRHGIEWPRLTDLVTALQDPLCEGVALHNPPFGDRVGFVSSLLTRLGELGVRVPRLFASHLSSEEVGQLTGLAGDTAILVRTGTDLWLGDPAALTAYGEVIDVHPVTKGRSIGYSQRAVRKDGWLAVVSGGTAHGVGIETARPRMTPQLAARKAARAVLSQVGGAPSPFRLDGKRLPYLDVPHMQVSMVAVPSATAVRPGDWLPCDMRITVTRFDAVEEQGRGLPGSEGSQGSEGSGDSEGSGDTGGAAAEVAAP; this is encoded by the coding sequence ATGACCTTCAAGCTGGTGATCGACCTGCCCCGCTGGCAGGCGCACGTCGACGCCTACCTCGCGCAGCGGCCCTGGGTGGTTCCGGTGGTCAAGGGCGACGGCTACGGCATCGGGGCGCAGCGGGTGCTCGAGCAGTGCCGGCGCGTGGCGGCCCCGCTCGTCGCGTGCGGCACGCCTGCCGAGGCCCGCGAGGCGCTCGCCGCGCTGCCCGCCGACACGTCCGTGCTCGTCCTCTTCCCCACCCTACCCGGGGCCGTGGCGGCTGAGACGGCTGAGACGGCTGAGAGACTGTCCGACGACCCGCGCCTCGTCCACACGGTGGCGAGCGAGGAGACGGTGCGCGAGATCCGCGGCAGCGGGCGGCGATTCGTCGTCGAGGTGGACTCACCGATGGGGCGGCACGGCATCGAGTGGCCGCGCCTCACCGACCTCGTCACCGCCCTCCAGGACCCCCTCTGCGAGGGCGTCGCCCTGCACAACCCGCCCTTCGGCGACCGTGTCGGCTTCGTGTCCTCCCTGCTCACCCGGCTCGGCGAGCTGGGCGTGCGCGTGCCCCGTCTCTTCGCCTCCCACCTGTCGAGCGAGGAGGTCGGCCAGCTCACCGGCCTCGCCGGCGACACCGCCATCCTCGTGCGCACCGGCACCGACCTGTGGCTCGGCGACCCCGCCGCCCTCACCGCCTACGGCGAGGTCATCGACGTCCACCCCGTCACCAAGGGCCGCTCGATCGGCTACTCCCAGAGGGCGGTCCGCAAGGACGGCTGGCTCGCCGTCGTGTCCGGGGGGACCGCCCACGGCGTCGGCATCGAGACCGCCCGGCCCCGCATGACCCCACAGCTCGCAGCCCGCAAGGCCGCTCGCGCCGTCCTGTCCCAGGTCGGCGGGGCCCCCTCCCCGTTCCGCCTCGACGGCAAGCGACTGCCCTACCTCGACGTGCCCCACATGCAGGTGTCGATGGTGGCCGTGCCGTCCGCGACGGCCGTGCGACCGGGCGACTGGCTGCCCTGCGACATGCGCATCACGGTGACGAGGTTCGACGCGGTCGAGGAGCAGGGCCGGGGCCTGCCGGGCTCCGAGGGGTCCCAGGGCTCCGAGGGATCCGGGGACTCCGAGGGCTCCGGGGACACGGGTGGCGCCGCCGCGGAGGTCGCCGCCCCGTGA